In Actinomadura luteofluorescens, the sequence CGCTCGTGCGGGCCGTCGACCTCGGGGTCGACGCTCGCCACCCGCTGAGCAACCAGCAGATCATCGACATCTCCCGCTGGCGCGCCCGCGACGAGCCGCTGGCCGCCGCGACCGCCCGTGCTGAGGCGGAGCGTCTGGCCAAGCGGATCGTCACCCTCAACGAAGAGTTGGCCGCCAACCAGAAAACGATGGAGGTCCTGGTTCGCTCCACGCCTGCGGCTGGGCTGCTGGACAAGATCGGGATCGGGCCGGTCACCGCAGCAGTCTGCCTAACCACCTGGTCACACCACGGCAGGGTGCGCTCAGAGGCCGCCTTCGCCTGCCTGGCGGGGGTGAACCCGATTCCCGCGTCATCGGGAAACACGGTCCGCCACCGACTCAACAGGGGCGGCGACAGACGCCTGAACCGCGCCCTGCACATGGCGACCATCACCCGCATGATCCACGACCCCGCCACCCGCGAGTACGTCGAGCGCCGCCGCGCTGAAGGACGCACCAGAAAAGAGATTCGACGCTGCCTAAAGCGCTACCTCGCCAGACAGATCTACCGACACCTCAACGCGACCGCCACCACGGCACTCCTACTTGACGGAACATAGGAGAGTCCACCGCGCCCACTCCGCCATCGGAGGCCAGCCACCGATCACCCGGCTGACCAACCTCCCTGGACATCACAGCTAGGGCGGACTAGGGCGTGTTTTGAAAGGGGTCACAGCCACTCGTTGATTGCGGCGATATGGACGGTGGCCTGGTAGCGGACGGCGAGCTTGTCGTACCTGGTCGCTACCGCGCGGTGGCGTTTGAGCCGGTTGATACCGCACTCGACGGCATGGCGGCCGCGGTAGTCGACCGGGTCGAAGGCGGGCGGACGGCCACCGCGGCTGC encodes:
- a CDS encoding IS110 family transposase, whose protein sequence is MTIAAHNHPFVIGVDTHARNHALAILAATGQQIDSAEFPTTKAGMTRAIAWAARRTGGDLAALWVIECAATYGARFAHAVAEAGYQVLEAPRMNARAHRGVGKSDPLDARRIAEATLPLEEDQLRHPRHGDGERAALRVLLAARDHMTTERTAAVNALIALVRAVDLGVDARHPLSNQQIIDISRWRARDEPLAAATARAEAERLAKRIVTLNEELAANQKTMEVLVRSTPAAGLLDKIGIGPVTAAVCLTTWSHHGRVRSEAAFACLAGVNPIPASSGNTVRHRLNRGGDRRLNRALHMATITRMIHDPATREYVERRRAEGRTRKEIRRCLKRYLARQIYRHLNATATTALLLDGT